A single window of Fervidicoccus fontis Kam940 DNA harbors:
- a CDS encoding AAA family ATPase: protein MEPKLSGLILSSVTLENFRNYSERTTLNFGKGITVLVGENGAGKSSIVEAILFALTGELLRGTIEQARTKDSKKKYFEVELELKDRDNTVIKILRRRKETGEAEDELRICYCCDEEKRFKLIARGANGVNEKIRELLLSDENSKEKDFFKSIIRLSIIGQGELINRANALQSNSASKLDFIDIPLGLSSFEKANKKLGEFSIRLENISDLISSFTYKVNDNSLSNLCGSKKLLGKKLSELKNDYEKKKAELESLEKERAIVERELKMMEEKEKELNATMENLLSKSKELEQARSKRDEKEARFKLLKNKLEENEARLKELEEKTSKKDDIINKVQAIRYLLLYNEAKNCLEYIKEIYNNYKDYSASLNDLKSVQENIKQLEREEKELERNRAMLVSKREQIEKIKADLEKYENEAKKYLNMLDSNEADTLKGKDLETKIVELKDQFKAKIEDLQRKISFIESSLKTFKEYINEIKRAEGRCPLCGRELNEEHKVELIHKFEEAINNNINEKKRLENELKDLKSTYEKAYESKNSPLMKYLSFLQHEADVLKEEDIEKINSEIEEIERKISENESTLEIMKKIENAYRNSESCKRNLISIGKMLEFEQISAENIELLEKIVKEYEKLGEEYLSKTNDGNIEISIEAYNKYKKILQEISNSESLLDSKKKDMENIKNEFNSLKLEIEELDKKIESLRSVEEELKKVRSEIDAVEKDIQNKQRENGELVISIDTLKKELAEYEEKIKSYESGLRQIDDAIYKLNVLLKVRELYDKENIPKWLRNEAIAILSNEMSNTLSKLDLTYTEVDIDENLNIELIDKNSARSVLLSQASGGESVAVAIAFVLAMQKVIQKMIAGEEVFDFLILDEPTTHLDDERVRDLVEVFRTLGERGEGVPQLIIVTHDEQLKEAGDAIYEVKKIPGKGSFVSEVLE from the coding sequence ATGGAGCCTAAGCTTAGCGGACTGATTTTATCTTCTGTTACATTAGAAAACTTTCGTAATTACAGTGAGAGGACTACTTTAAATTTTGGTAAAGGCATTACTGTGCTTGTTGGAGAGAACGGAGCAGGAAAATCAAGTATAGTAGAAGCGATACTTTTTGCGCTAACAGGTGAGCTTCTTAGAGGTACTATAGAGCAGGCTAGAACAAAGGACAGTAAAAAGAAATATTTTGAAGTTGAGCTAGAGCTGAAGGACCGGGATAATACTGTAATAAAAATACTGAGGAGAAGAAAGGAAACAGGAGAGGCTGAGGATGAGCTCAGGATATGCTACTGCTGTGATGAGGAAAAAAGATTTAAATTAATAGCAAGAGGCGCAAATGGAGTAAACGAGAAAATCAGAGAGCTACTACTTTCCGATGAGAACTCAAAAGAAAAGGATTTCTTTAAGAGCATAATAAGACTTTCTATAATAGGACAAGGAGAGCTAATAAATAGGGCAAATGCCCTTCAGTCAAATTCTGCTTCAAAGTTGGACTTTATAGACATCCCGCTTGGTTTATCTTCCTTTGAAAAAGCAAATAAAAAGCTGGGCGAATTTAGCATAAGGCTAGAAAACATTAGTGATCTTATAAGTAGCTTTACATACAAAGTAAATGATAACAGTCTTTCAAATTTATGCGGAAGTAAAAAACTATTGGGGAAAAAGCTCAGTGAGTTAAAAAATGATTATGAAAAGAAAAAAGCTGAGCTGGAGAGTCTTGAGAAAGAAAGAGCTATAGTTGAAAGAGAATTAAAGATGATGGAGGAAAAAGAAAAGGAACTTAATGCTACGATGGAAAATTTACTATCGAAGTCAAAAGAGTTAGAGCAGGCAAGAAGCAAACGTGATGAAAAGGAGGCAAGGTTTAAACTTTTAAAAAACAAATTAGAGGAAAACGAGGCTCGTCTGAAAGAGCTTGAAGAAAAAACCTCCAAGAAAGATGATATAATAAATAAGGTTCAGGCAATCAGATATCTGCTTTTGTATAACGAGGCAAAAAACTGTTTGGAATATATAAAGGAAATATATAATAACTACAAAGATTATTCAGCTTCGTTAAACGATTTGAAGTCAGTACAGGAAAATATAAAACAGTTAGAAAGGGAAGAGAAAGAGCTTGAACGAAATAGAGCTATGCTAGTGAGCAAAAGAGAACAAATAGAGAAAATAAAAGCTGACTTGGAGAAATATGAAAACGAAGCTAAAAAATATTTAAATATGTTAGATTCTAATGAAGCTGATACACTAAAGGGCAAAGATTTAGAAACGAAGATTGTAGAACTGAAAGACCAGTTTAAAGCTAAAATTGAAGACCTGCAAAGAAAGATTAGCTTCATTGAAAGTTCATTAAAAACGTTCAAAGAATATATAAATGAAATAAAAAGAGCTGAAGGGAGATGTCCCTTATGTGGCAGAGAGCTGAATGAGGAACACAAGGTTGAGCTGATACATAAATTTGAAGAAGCTATAAATAACAATATAAATGAAAAAAAGCGACTTGAAAATGAGCTGAAAGATTTAAAGTCAACATACGAAAAAGCATATGAAAGCAAAAATAGCCCTCTTATGAAATATCTCAGCTTTTTGCAACATGAAGCAGATGTCTTAAAAGAAGAAGATATAGAAAAAATTAATAGCGAAATTGAAGAAATTGAGAGAAAAATTTCAGAAAATGAGTCAACTTTAGAAATAATGAAAAAAATAGAAAACGCTTATAGAAATTCTGAAAGTTGCAAGAGGAATCTTATCAGCATAGGCAAGATGCTAGAATTTGAGCAAATCAGTGCAGAAAACATAGAGTTATTAGAAAAAATTGTAAAAGAATATGAAAAGTTAGGAGAAGAATATCTTTCTAAGACAAATGATGGCAATATTGAGATTAGCATTGAAGCATATAACAAGTATAAAAAAATACTTCAAGAAATTAGTAACTCAGAGAGTTTGCTAGATTCAAAGAAAAAGGATATGGAAAACATTAAAAATGAGTTTAATTCCCTTAAGTTGGAAATAGAAGAGCTTGATAAAAAAATCGAGAGCCTAAGAAGTGTGGAAGAAGAACTTAAAAAAGTTAGAAGCGAGATCGATGCAGTTGAAAAAGATATACAGAATAAGCAAAGGGAGAACGGAGAGCTAGTAATAAGTATAGATACGTTGAAAAAAGAGTTAGCTGAATATGAAGAAAAAATAAAGAGCTACGAAAGTGGATTGAGGCAAATAGATGATGCAATATATAAGTTAAATGTGTTGCTTAAAGTTAGAGAGCTATATGATAAGGAAAATATACCAAAGTGGCTCAGGAATGAAGCGATTGCCATTTTAAGCAACGAAATGTCCAATACTTTAAGTAAGCTCGATTTAACGTATACAGAAGTTGATATAGATGAAAACCTGAATATAGAGCTAATTGATAAAAACAGCGCAAGAAGTGTTCTTCTTTCTCAGGCGAGCGGCGGAGAGAGTGTTGCTGTTGCTATAGCTTTTGTTCTAGCAATGCAAAAAGTCATTCAGAAGATGATAGCTGGAGAAGAAGTATTCGACTTTCTTATTTTAGATGAGCCTACAACACATTTAGATGATGAAAGGGTGAGAGACCTTGTTGAAGTCTTTAGGACTTTAGGTGAAAGAGGAGAGGGAGTTCCTCAGCTTATAATAGTAACCCATGACGAACAACTAAAGGAAGCAGGTGATGCAATATATGAAGTCAAAAAAATACCTGGAAAAGGATCCTTTGTTAGTGAGGTGTTAGAGTAA
- a CDS encoding metal-dependent hydrolase, translating to MQKKTHLLFGTGLSLYIISLFGQISQISILFIVIFSIFPDLDLKNNHRKLFHNIFALLLIPAIAVVLSYNYLIDYQLTSESEILIYLSAVISYGLHLILDMLTKMGVYLFWPLSNKSIGLKLVRTDNNLLNAVLSIIGMLLIIKVFIPL from the coding sequence ATGCAAAAAAAGACTCATCTTCTTTTTGGAACAGGTCTATCGCTATATATCATTTCCCTTTTTGGTCAAATTTCCCAAATTTCAATATTGTTCATTGTGATTTTTTCAATATTCCCCGACCTAGACTTAAAAAATAATCATAGAAAATTATTCCACAATATATTTGCACTCTTACTGATTCCTGCTATAGCAGTAGTTTTAAGCTACAATTATCTGATTGATTACCAGCTAACATCAGAATCGGAAATACTTATATACCTTTCAGCAGTAATTTCATATGGGCTTCATTTAATTCTTGATATGCTTACAAAAATGGGAGTATATCTATTTTGGCCTCTATCAAATAAAAGTATTGGTTTAAAGTTAGTTCGTACAGATAATAACTTATTAAATGCTGTGCTCTCAATTATAGGTATGCTCCTTATAATAAAAGTCTTCATTCCCCTATAG
- a CDS encoding chromatin protein Cren7, translating to MEKRPVKVKDRITGKEYELVPIKVWKLSPNKKRGIKMGLFQNPETKIYFRARVPDDYPEY from the coding sequence ATGGAAAAAAGACCTGTTAAAGTTAAAGATCGTATCACTGGTAAAGAATATGAATTAGTACCAATAAAAGTGTGGAAGTTATCTCCTAATAAAAAAAGAGGAATAAAGATGGGCTTATTTCAAAATCCGGAGACTAAAATATATTTTAGAGCAAGAGTTCCCGATGACTATCCAGAATATTGA
- a CDS encoding DNA double-strand break repair nuclease NurA yields the protein MAFHEDLFEAAIRKRDLIISKLKKFIDMYDKDIIKQFNEVQDFSNTKREDLYRPTKIAGIDGGSLPKSFLGFDLYFIKTYAIRLHLNEEKNEYVRGSTYKIADIDMLIPPGSLQDRITVYRQVTELRAILDSLKNNYFTLEDGSAESLISRPTHIRPRILNGLSEYSCEDIGKIVNKSFNDEFTSMGIKSLIEEIYEKEKKSDLNELAFKLELGEKFYYISEILKEITKGKELFFVTKTGRSNDFFNSSLSDQYIISMKTKVAGFITRSPLPLSKVVEESKTSFCGVSDLMDEVYLLTGYARLENFGPVLKVELLLPKFKAESISDPNKFYYEKLLQISSISVSGYPYVLSLAHQEAHIYLNTVEVIVDALGLGEEPTGREEIEIL from the coding sequence ATGGCATTTCATGAGGATTTATTTGAAGCAGCTATACGTAAGAGAGATTTAATTATCAGCAAATTGAAGAAATTTATAGACATGTATGATAAAGATATCATTAAGCAATTCAACGAAGTTCAGGACTTTTCAAATACCAAGCGAGAAGACTTATACAGACCAACAAAAATCGCAGGAATTGACGGAGGCTCGCTTCCAAAATCTTTTCTCGGCTTTGATCTTTATTTTATCAAAACATACGCTATAAGGCTTCATCTTAATGAGGAAAAGAACGAATATGTTAGAGGGTCTACATATAAAATTGCCGACATTGATATGTTAATACCTCCAGGAAGCTTGCAAGATAGGATTACAGTTTATAGGCAGGTAACGGAGCTTAGAGCAATACTAGATTCTCTTAAAAATAATTACTTTACTCTTGAAGATGGGAGTGCAGAATCTCTAATTTCAAGGCCAACTCATATAAGACCTAGAATTCTTAACGGCTTGAGCGAATATAGTTGCGAAGACATAGGTAAAATTGTCAATAAAAGCTTTAATGATGAATTTACAAGCATGGGAATTAAATCCTTAATAGAAGAAATATATGAAAAGGAAAAGAAAAGCGATTTAAATGAATTAGCTTTTAAATTGGAGCTCGGCGAAAAGTTTTACTATATTTCTGAAATTTTAAAGGAAATAACAAAAGGCAAAGAGTTATTTTTTGTTACTAAAACAGGAAGAAGTAATGACTTTTTCAACTCCAGTCTTTCAGATCAATATATTATTTCTATGAAAACGAAGGTCGCGGGATTCATAACCAGAAGTCCTTTGCCGTTAAGCAAGGTAGTTGAAGAATCGAAGACCTCTTTCTGCGGAGTAAGCGATTTGATGGATGAAGTATATTTGCTTACAGGATATGCAAGACTTGAGAACTTCGGCCCGGTGCTAAAGGTTGAGTTGCTATTGCCGAAATTTAAAGCTGAATCTATAAGTGATCCGAATAAGTTTTATTATGAAAAGCTACTGCAGATAAGCAGTATATCGGTAAGCGGTTATCCTTATGTTCTGTCGCTTGCGCATCAAGAAGCTCATATATATTTAAATACTGTCGAAGTCATAGTTGATGCTTTGGGGTTGGGCGAAGAGCCTACCGGTAGGGAAGAGATTGAAATTTTATGA
- a CDS encoding cation diffusion facilitator family transporter, with protein sequence MTRYTNNDRKIWNILFKFKDVREAEKAEAVVSIIINVALWVIRLIAGILLNSIALITDAWHGLSDALTSLGVLIFSKIASKPPDKEHPFGHGRAADLGSFLIGIMLFIIGFYFLYDGIQGLMTEREIVYSYLGLSLIVTVITIFIKIFNYLYAQKLGKDYNSNLCKTDALHHKLDALVTAVVVVGLSMYYFFNIPKMDSILTIFVSSLIIYEGGETVYGIANILMDKNFEDISEEIKSILKEFKDIEKISDIRVRSIGSYYYVELNISLKKDMKLSRAHEISDKVEDELKKRIPQILEVHIHEEPL encoded by the coding sequence TTGACTAGATACACGAACAATGACAGGAAAATTTGGAATATTTTGTTTAAATTCAAAGACGTAAGAGAAGCTGAAAAAGCAGAAGCTGTAGTATCAATTATTATAAATGTTGCATTATGGGTGATAAGGCTAATAGCAGGAATCTTGTTGAACAGTATTGCATTGATCACAGATGCGTGGCATGGACTTAGCGATGCATTGACTTCGCTTGGAGTTTTGATTTTTTCAAAAATAGCATCAAAGCCTCCTGACAAAGAACATCCTTTCGGACACGGTAGAGCAGCTGACTTAGGCTCATTTCTTATAGGAATAATGCTTTTTATAATTGGTTTCTATTTTTTATATGACGGTATTCAGGGACTGATGACTGAAAGAGAAATTGTATATTCATATCTTGGCCTAAGTCTAATTGTTACGGTAATAACGATATTTATAAAGATTTTCAACTACCTCTATGCACAGAAGCTTGGCAAAGATTATAATTCGAACCTTTGCAAAACCGATGCTCTTCATCACAAGCTAGACGCCCTCGTAACAGCTGTAGTAGTTGTAGGCTTAAGCATGTACTATTTCTTCAATATTCCCAAGATGGATTCGATACTCACTATTTTTGTCTCATCATTGATTATTTACGAAGGAGGGGAAACTGTTTATGGAATTGCAAATATTCTTATGGACAAAAACTTTGAAGATATTTCAGAAGAAATAAAGAGCATTTTAAAAGAATTTAAAGATATTGAGAAAATAAGTGATATTAGAGTGAGGAGCATCGGTAGCTACTATTACGTAGAGTTGAACATTAGCTTAAAAAAGGACATGAAGCTATCACGTGCTCATGAAATAAGCGATAAAGTTGAAGATGAGCTGAAAAAGAGAATCCCACAGATTTTAGAAGTACATATTCATGAAGAACCTTTGTGA
- a CDS encoding ferredoxin, with product MAKVKVTIDRNTCIGCGVCANLCPDVFELNPNDGKSSIVEKFRVGGDLGAGEVDESLEECANSAAGSCPVSAIKVEKA from the coding sequence ATGGCAAAAGTAAAAGTAACAATTGATAGAAACACATGCATTGGTTGTGGAGTATGTGCAAACCTTTGTCCTGACGTATTTGAGCTTAATCCTAACGACGGCAAGAGTTCAATTGTTGAAAAGTTTAGAGTTGGAGGAGATTTAGGAGCAGGAGAAGTAGATGAAAGCTTAGAAGAATGTGCTAATTCTGCCGCAGGGAGCTGTCCTGTTTCTGCAATTAAGGTAGAAAAAGCTTAA
- a CDS encoding aminopeptidase, with product MSQLSSIEEKFALLLVDYCIGVKRLSEIQVSGTINAMPLINELFKKIVDRGGYPRIVITNEELSEYFYRYASKELLEYVSPIDKYVMENINGLIRILAPSHSKHLIGVDPERIKIATLAGKVISDIMLKRDAMGTLKWTITVYPTNAMAQEAGFSPIEWKNFVYSALKLYSSDPIEEWKKQALMQEKITKLLNKVDELLVLSDDTELFMKFAGRTWISDDGKNNMPGGEVFSAPIEDSIEGYITFTYPAIWKGVEVENVKLKFKSGTIIEANASKGEDFLKKMISTDEGSKRVGEFAFGLNYDITRFTKEILFDEKIGGTIHMALGAAYLQTGGKNTSSIHWDIVKDMRKGIIKADKEKIYENGRFIESVI from the coding sequence ATGTCGCAATTGTCATCTATAGAGGAAAAATTCGCTCTATTACTTGTTGATTATTGCATAGGCGTTAAGAGGCTAAGCGAAATACAGGTTTCCGGCACAATAAATGCGATGCCGTTAATAAATGAGCTTTTTAAAAAAATTGTTGACAGAGGGGGATACCCGAGGATAGTAATTACAAACGAAGAGCTTTCAGAGTATTTCTACAGATATGCAAGCAAAGAGCTTTTAGAATATGTCTCACCAATTGATAAATATGTTATGGAAAATATCAACGGACTTATCAGAATTCTCGCCCCATCTCATTCTAAGCATCTCATAGGAGTTGACCCGGAGAGGATAAAAATTGCAACGCTCGCTGGGAAGGTAATCTCCGACATAATGCTCAAAAGAGACGCAATGGGAACATTGAAGTGGACGATTACAGTATATCCTACAAATGCAATGGCTCAAGAAGCTGGCTTTTCTCCAATTGAATGGAAAAACTTTGTATACTCTGCCCTTAAGTTATACTCTTCTGATCCTATAGAAGAGTGGAAGAAGCAAGCATTAATGCAGGAAAAAATTACAAAACTATTAAACAAAGTTGATGAGCTTCTTGTTCTTTCAGATGATACTGAGCTTTTTATGAAGTTTGCAGGAAGGACATGGATTAGCGATGATGGAAAAAACAACATGCCGGGTGGCGAAGTATTTAGCGCTCCTATAGAAGATTCAATAGAAGGGTATATAACATTCACTTATCCTGCGATCTGGAAAGGAGTTGAAGTTGAAAACGTAAAATTGAAATTCAAGTCTGGAACTATAATTGAGGCGAATGCCAGTAAAGGAGAGGATTTTCTGAAAAAGATGATTTCAACCGACGAGGGATCGAAGAGAGTAGGAGAGTTTGCGTTTGGACTCAACTACGATATAACGAGGTTTACAAAGGAAATATTATTCGATGAGAAGATTGGAGGAACGATACACATGGCTCTCGGTGCAGCTTATCTCCAGACTGGAGGTAAGAACACTTCATCTATCCATTGGGACATAGTAAAGGATATGAGAAAAGGCATAATAAAAGCGGACAAAGAAAAGATTTATGAAAATGGAAGATTTATTGAGTCAGTAATTTAA
- a CDS encoding metallophosphoesterase family protein produces the protein MVLIAHAADLHFGHTRRAEDIESSLREMIDILKKEHLKFLIIAGDVFDRDRPENIILKRFHEIMKDFYDSGGRVFAVRGDHDTPKASKKGNPLDTISTYIGGSFLNLEINLNGNPAYIIEESGEKIFLYSFPFVPKAVRRREDYLNIFKKIEKNAKENGGKSILIGHFPISELFPFEEGYSLSELPDYINYYALGHLHFRIIEKVKRGILAYPSSIEILNVNEINDWKKNGKGFYIVDFSEDVPNVQKVNLNIRPMELFRGEDVKLLIEEVKRYLSGNFSKSPYIKIELKVDRGKKREARIAIRSSINKEKVYELEIEIREKEAKDLFLNNERVRKESESVDIITSRLGDKNLALLLLELKECAIESKDFEKECNEILNSLFQNPTIKKISGSPCIEGVSQFLTKQEGENKNGLLSYVR, from the coding sequence ATGGTTTTAATAGCACATGCTGCAGATCTTCACTTTGGGCATACTAGAAGAGCAGAAGACATTGAAAGTTCTTTAAGAGAAATGATAGATATACTAAAAAAAGAGCATTTAAAATTTCTCATTATTGCCGGAGATGTTTTCGACCGAGATAGACCTGAAAACATTATATTAAAAAGATTTCATGAAATAATGAAAGATTTTTATGATTCAGGAGGAAGAGTTTTTGCTGTAAGAGGGGATCATGATACCCCCAAGGCATCTAAAAAAGGAAATCCACTTGATACAATTTCCACCTACATCGGCGGCAGTTTTTTAAACTTAGAAATTAACTTAAATGGAAATCCCGCTTACATAATAGAAGAAAGCGGAGAAAAGATATTTTTATATTCGTTTCCATTTGTGCCAAAAGCTGTTAGAAGAAGAGAAGATTATCTCAATATATTTAAGAAAATTGAAAAAAATGCAAAGGAAAATGGCGGAAAAAGTATTTTAATAGGTCACTTTCCAATTTCTGAGCTTTTCCCTTTTGAAGAAGGCTATTCCCTCTCCGAGCTTCCAGATTATATCAATTATTATGCTCTAGGTCACCTTCATTTTAGGATAATAGAGAAAGTAAAGAGAGGAATATTAGCTTACCCTAGTAGTATAGAGATACTTAATGTAAATGAGATAAATGACTGGAAGAAAAATGGCAAGGGATTTTACATAGTGGATTTCTCGGAAGATGTGCCGAACGTTCAAAAAGTGAACTTAAATATAAGACCTATGGAGCTTTTCAGAGGAGAGGATGTAAAGCTATTGATAGAAGAAGTAAAAAGATACCTTAGTGGAAATTTTAGCAAAAGTCCATATATTAAAATAGAGCTGAAGGTAGATAGAGGAAAGAAAAGAGAGGCTAGAATCGCGATTCGTTCAAGTATAAATAAAGAAAAGGTATACGAACTGGAGATAGAAATTAGAGAAAAAGAAGCAAAAGACTTATTTTTAAATAATGAAAGAGTGAGGAAAGAAAGTGAATCTGTTGATATTATAACAAGCAGGTTAGGAGATAAAAATTTAGCTTTATTGCTACTAGAGCTAAAAGAATGTGCTATTGAGAGCAAAGATTTTGAAAAAGAATGCAATGAAATATTAAATTCATTATTTCAAAATCCAACTATAAAGAAGATTTCTGGCTCCCCGTGCATTGAAGGTGTTTCTCAATTTTTGACAAAGCAAGAGGGAGAAAATAAGAACGGTTTACTCAGCTATGTGAGGTAA
- a CDS encoding helicase HerA-like domain-containing protein, translated as MSKEEIEIDIESQEILGYVIGESTPFRITFLSNSPPRVGEYVFIKHDEDYLLGMVDRSYAGNPYVPEDITNINVFKNYMEAISVREYSRGSVKIITKLKPLLERGISEAPKTPPKSSYPVYRASDKILTKIFSPNVDNCYDDYCYDPYRKIGYVRIGVLSNHPNVPVFVKVDPIVSRHLAILAVTGAGKSNSVSILTERITCGLNGTVLIFDIHGEYASSDICKDKQNIVPPKINPFSLSIFELFRLARIRDDAIKQQSILRRVYKYIKDNYKPSDPNTIEYKREFLNKILEVLKSELEKKLKKKNNTTADKGILGGFKDDEILNVINKLEDLESNYSAVLTPDAPEEVKIAIKPNELNIVDLSGVDENGSDVIVSYYTRRLLEERKKYVTTRREGYPSPILIIVEEAHILVPKDEETLTKDIIGKIAREGRKFGVGICLVSQRPKNIDENSLSQTNNRIILKIIEPNDLQYIQRATEQMSSELLELLPGLRTGEAVLLGEFTKIPALVKIDEHSGKKIGKDLEISSQWISSGKDKREEFERIKDELEMIKG; from the coding sequence ATGAGTAAAGAAGAAATCGAAATAGATATAGAAAGTCAGGAAATCCTCGGATATGTGATTGGAGAAAGCACTCCATTTAGGATCACCTTTCTCTCAAATTCCCCACCAAGAGTAGGTGAGTATGTTTTTATAAAGCATGATGAAGATTATCTGCTTGGAATGGTGGACAGGTCTTACGCGGGGAATCCATACGTACCTGAAGATATAACAAATATAAATGTTTTCAAAAATTACATGGAAGCTATATCTGTTAGAGAATATTCGAGAGGTTCGGTTAAGATAATTACCAAACTTAAACCGTTGCTTGAAAGGGGGATCTCTGAAGCCCCAAAAACCCCCCCAAAATCTTCATATCCAGTTTATAGAGCATCGGATAAAATCCTGACAAAGATCTTTTCTCCTAATGTTGATAATTGCTATGATGATTATTGCTATGATCCTTATAGGAAAATAGGATACGTAAGAATTGGCGTTCTTTCTAACCATCCAAATGTCCCTGTTTTTGTAAAAGTTGATCCTATAGTATCTAGACACCTTGCAATTTTGGCTGTTACGGGCGCGGGAAAATCAAATAGCGTTAGTATACTCACTGAGAGAATTACTTGTGGACTAAATGGGACTGTGCTAATATTTGATATCCATGGAGAATACGCATCATCTGATATATGTAAAGACAAACAGAATATTGTCCCTCCGAAAATCAACCCATTTTCATTATCTATATTTGAGCTTTTCAGGTTAGCTAGAATAAGGGACGATGCTATAAAACAACAGAGCATTCTGAGAAGGGTATATAAGTACATAAAAGATAATTATAAACCAAGCGATCCTAATACAATAGAATATAAAAGAGAGTTTTTGAACAAGATCCTTGAGGTTTTAAAAAGCGAATTAGAAAAGAAGCTAAAAAAGAAAAATAATACAACAGCGGACAAAGGAATCTTAGGTGGGTTTAAGGATGATGAAATATTAAATGTTATAAACAAGTTAGAAGACTTAGAATCAAACTATTCGGCTGTATTAACACCAGATGCTCCGGAAGAGGTAAAAATTGCAATCAAACCGAATGAGCTAAACATTGTGGATCTTTCTGGAGTAGATGAAAACGGAAGCGATGTTATTGTGTCTTATTATACAAGAAGGCTTTTGGAAGAAAGGAAAAAATATGTTACTACTAGGAGAGAAGGTTATCCCTCGCCGATACTTATAATAGTTGAAGAAGCGCATATTTTAGTTCCCAAAGATGAGGAGACGCTAACTAAAGATATTATAGGAAAGATAGCTAGAGAGGGGAGAAAGTTCGGCGTAGGAATATGTTTGGTTAGCCAAAGGCCTAAAAATATAGATGAGAACTCATTAAGCCAAACCAATAACAGAATCATTTTGAAGATTATTGAGCCAAATGATCTTCAGTATATTCAAAGAGCTACCGAACAAATGAGTAGTGAGCTTTTAGAGTTGCTTCCAGGTTTAAGAACCGGAGAAGCTGTATTGCTAGGAGAGTTTACTAAGATCCCTGCTTTAGTTAAGATAGATGAACATTCTGGGAAAAAGATAGGGAAAGATCTGGAGATTTCATCCCAATGGATCTCCTCAGGAAAGGATAAAAGAGAAGAGTTCGAAAGAATTAAAGATGAGCTTGAAATGATAAAAGGTTAA